In Rhodothermus profundi, the following are encoded in one genomic region:
- a CDS encoding DNA methyltransferase codes for METQVQKASQVPLIIKPGSPFFRKRLSIGYTRTCTCNSNHINCLTPKEWIKSQLGVWRFSYEKRDIRDKNLHPATFPIALAKRVISLFTHEGELVIDPFVGSGTTLVAAQDLNRNAVGFDLQEKYIDLCARRLQKDNLFNRSQQVAIQDDAFYIPEYFYPESISLILTSPPYANLLNRKRKNKSRRGDERKNEQYEKIEQYSQDPRDLGTMPIDQYTKAIGEIFEKLLPLLKPKGHCVINVSDMWWENKRITIHIAVVEELRKRGYELRNIIIWDRTNIVNRVGIFGWPSNYITMGTTFEYLLDFWKTSN; via the coding sequence ATGGAAACACAAGTTCAGAAAGCTTCACAAGTACCTTTAATAATAAAGCCCGGTTCTCCCTTTTTTAGGAAACGTTTATCTATTGGATATACTAGAACTTGTACATGCAATTCAAATCATATTAATTGCTTAACTCCAAAGGAATGGATTAAAAGTCAACTAGGAGTTTGGCGCTTTTCTTACGAAAAGCGTGACATTAGAGATAAAAATTTACATCCAGCCACTTTTCCCATTGCTTTAGCCAAAAGAGTCATTAGCCTATTTACCCATGAAGGAGAACTTGTAATAGATCCGTTTGTGGGAAGTGGAACCACATTAGTGGCTGCTCAAGACTTAAATCGTAATGCAGTAGGCTTTGATTTACAGGAGAAATATATAGACTTATGTGCAAGAAGGCTACAAAAAGACAATCTATTTAATAGATCTCAACAAGTAGCCATTCAGGATGATGCATTCTATATTCCTGAATATTTCTATCCCGAAAGCATAAGCTTAATTTTAACATCTCCACCTTATGCTAATTTATTAAATCGAAAACGAAAGAATAAATCAAGAAGAGGTGATGAACGAAAAAATGAGCAGTATGAAAAGATCGAACAGTATTCACAAGATCCAAGAGATTTAGGTACTATGCCAATTGATCAATATACTAAAGCTATAGGAGAAATATTTGAGAAGTTGCTACCTCTCCTAAAACCTAAAGGTCATTGTGTGATTAATGTGTCAGATATGTGGTGGGAAAACAAAAGAATTACAATCCATATAGCTGTTGTAGAAGAATTACGAAAGCGAGGCTATGAGCTCAGAAATATTATCATTTGGGATCGAACAAATATTGTAAACCGAGTTGGTATCTTTGGATGGCCTTCAAATTATATTACTATGGGAACAACTTTTGAATATTTGCTAGATTTTTGGAAGACTTCAAACTAA
- a CDS encoding NAD(P)/FAD-dependent oxidoreductase has product MGDRHHEVVIVGGGTAGITVAAQLRRTKNPPEIVIIEPSDRHFYQPLWTLVGAGVFPPEASVRNEADYIPPGATWMQDRVVALDPDHNQLQTAGGQTIRYDYLVLAPGIQLNWGQIPGLKESLGQYGVTSNYAYELAPYTWQVMQQLKPGDRALFTQPSTPVKCGGAPQKIMYLTADHLRRRGIPDQVEVHFFTPGVVIFGIPAFARTLEQVIERYGIQVHFRHELAEVRGPAQQAVFHLKDEQGRVLEERVFPFNMLHVVPPQSAPDFIRNSKVANADGWVDVDPYTLQHVRYPNIFALGDAAGLPTAKTGAAVRKQAPVVVHNLLQLREHGALVAPRKYDGYASCPLVTGYGRLVLAEFVYGNRPVSSFPLDTTKERRSMYLLKKYVLPWLYWNLMLRGKA; this is encoded by the coding sequence ATGGGTGACAGGCACCACGAAGTCGTCATTGTCGGAGGCGGAACCGCCGGAATCACCGTGGCCGCGCAGTTGCGCCGGACCAAAAATCCACCGGAGATCGTCATCATTGAACCGTCCGACCGCCACTTCTATCAACCGCTCTGGACGCTGGTGGGCGCCGGCGTCTTTCCGCCAGAGGCCTCCGTGCGGAACGAGGCCGACTACATTCCACCGGGCGCGACCTGGATGCAGGATCGCGTGGTTGCGCTCGACCCCGACCACAACCAGCTCCAGACAGCCGGCGGTCAAACGATCCGCTACGACTACCTGGTGCTGGCACCGGGTATTCAACTGAACTGGGGGCAAATCCCGGGCCTGAAGGAATCCCTGGGGCAATACGGCGTCACCAGCAACTATGCCTACGAACTGGCGCCCTACACCTGGCAGGTGATGCAACAACTCAAGCCCGGGGATCGGGCGCTTTTTACGCAGCCTTCGACTCCGGTCAAGTGTGGCGGAGCCCCCCAGAAGATCATGTATCTGACGGCCGACCACCTGCGCCGACGGGGTATCCCGGACCAGGTGGAAGTTCACTTCTTCACGCCAGGCGTGGTGATTTTTGGCATTCCGGCCTTTGCTCGGACCCTGGAGCAAGTTATCGAGCGCTATGGCATCCAGGTGCATTTCCGGCATGAGCTGGCCGAAGTGCGAGGGCCAGCCCAGCAAGCGGTCTTTCACCTGAAGGATGAGCAGGGGCGCGTGCTGGAAGAGCGGGTTTTTCCCTTCAACATGCTACATGTAGTGCCGCCGCAAAGCGCGCCAGACTTCATCCGGAACAGCAAGGTAGCCAACGCCGATGGATGGGTGGACGTAGATCCCTATACGCTCCAGCACGTGCGCTACCCGAACATCTTCGCGCTGGGCGATGCGGCTGGCCTGCCCACCGCAAAAACCGGAGCCGCCGTGCGCAAGCAGGCACCCGTGGTCGTGCATAATCTGCTTCAACTTCGGGAGCACGGTGCGCTGGTGGCGCCCCGGAAGTATGACGGTTACGCCTCCTGTCCGCTGGTAACGGGCTATGGCCGACTGGTGCTGGCCGAGTTTGTCTATGGCAACCGGCCGGTCTCTTCGTTTCCTCTGGATACGACGAAAGAGCGGCGCTCCATGTACCTCCTGAAGAAATACGTGCTGCCCTGGTTGTACTGGAACCTGATGCTGCGGGGGAAGGCTTAG
- the hypB gene encoding hydrogenase nickel incorporation protein HypB translates to MDPNLKIIQVARRVQADNDALARQLRQRFNTAGVHVVNLIAAPGAGKTSLICRTIEHLRDRYRIGVLEGDIAGSIDTRQVLAAGACDAVQINTGGTCHLEARMIADALQQLNLKALDLLFIENVGNLICPTHWDLGAHHTICLVSAAEGHDKPLKYPAIFARSDAVILNKIDLAPLCDFDRSSFYRHLRALTQAPVFELSCRTGEGLTPWITWLTNVL, encoded by the coding sequence ATGGATCCAAACCTGAAAATCATCCAGGTAGCCCGCCGCGTGCAGGCCGACAACGACGCGCTGGCCCGTCAGCTACGTCAGCGTTTCAATACAGCTGGCGTGCACGTCGTCAACTTGATCGCCGCCCCGGGCGCTGGCAAAACCAGCCTGATCTGCCGCACCATCGAACACCTGCGCGACCGCTACCGCATCGGCGTGCTCGAAGGCGACATTGCCGGCAGCATCGACACCCGCCAGGTGCTCGCCGCAGGCGCCTGCGATGCGGTCCAGATCAACACGGGCGGTACCTGCCACCTCGAAGCCCGCATGATCGCCGACGCCCTTCAACAACTCAACCTGAAAGCGCTCGATTTGCTCTTTATCGAAAACGTTGGCAACCTGATCTGCCCAACCCACTGGGACCTGGGCGCCCATCACACCATCTGCCTGGTCAGCGCCGCCGAAGGACACGACAAGCCACTCAAGTATCCTGCCATCTTTGCCCGCAGCGACGCGGTAATACTCAACAAAATCGACCTGGCCCCGCTGTGCGACTTCGACCGCAGCTCATTCTACCGGCATCTCCGCGCTCTCACGCAGGCCCCCGTCTTCGAGCTCTCCTGCCGAACAGGCGAAGGGCTGACCCCCTGGATTACCTGGTTAACCAATGTATTGTAA
- a CDS encoding FAD-dependent oxidoreductase yields the protein MRKRILIVGAGPGGIAAVRRLRDRADSRLELLLITREGVSEFLPGTIATVLGEAPAAHWRRPVRLRGVQVLAADVQQASGEGVVLTDGRTLEADAVIAAPGLHLDLQAVPPHPRRFVFWSPSTAEAARQAIARLEAGHLVVVISGLPYRCPPAPYSLALQLAAFYRSRQRDVQLTLTTPEEAPLTGLGPEVTDFLLQACAAAGVAVQVRRTPDWSASTEDTLVFTDGSRLSYDLALIVPPHTRAPLLDSLGDNGVLVSVNEQGETTVPGLFVVGDATRTLLPRTAGVATAQGLTAADAVLDRLGLARYEGPHLPAPECYIGHGNGRYSRITIRFPEGLPPAGRPVIQLEGPSPELADGFARVFAEWQALRTENGR from the coding sequence ATGCGCAAACGTATCCTGATAGTCGGGGCCGGTCCGGGCGGCATCGCAGCGGTTCGGCGCCTGCGCGATCGCGCCGATAGCCGGCTGGAGCTCCTGCTGATCACCCGAGAAGGAGTTTCGGAATTTCTTCCGGGCACCATAGCTACCGTCCTGGGCGAAGCGCCGGCCGCGCACTGGCGCCGACCGGTACGGCTGCGCGGCGTTCAGGTGCTGGCGGCCGACGTGCAGCAGGCCAGCGGCGAAGGTGTGGTGCTGACCGATGGACGCACGCTGGAAGCGGATGCAGTTATTGCAGCGCCCGGCCTGCACCTGGACCTTCAGGCCGTCCCGCCCCATCCCCGACGGTTCGTCTTCTGGAGTCCGAGCACAGCCGAGGCCGCCCGCCAGGCCATTGCCCGGCTTGAAGCCGGTCATCTGGTCGTGGTTATCTCTGGCCTGCCCTACCGTTGCCCACCGGCTCCGTACAGCCTGGCCCTTCAACTGGCCGCCTTTTACCGAAGCCGACAGCGCGACGTGCAGCTTACGCTGACCACCCCTGAAGAAGCGCCTCTGACCGGACTGGGTCCTGAGGTTACCGACTTTTTGCTACAAGCCTGCGCTGCCGCAGGCGTTGCCGTGCAGGTCCGGCGAACTCCTGATTGGTCGGCCAGCACGGAAGATACGCTGGTTTTTACGGACGGCTCCCGCCTGTCCTACGACCTGGCGTTGATTGTGCCCCCGCACACCCGTGCCCCGCTGCTTGATTCTCTGGGGGACAACGGGGTGCTGGTTTCCGTAAACGAGCAGGGAGAGACGACCGTCCCGGGCCTGTTTGTCGTGGGCGACGCCACCCGCACGCTCCTTCCCCGCACCGCCGGGGTGGCCACGGCCCAGGGGCTGACCGCCGCCGACGCCGTGCTGGACCGTCTGGGCCTGGCGCGCTACGAAGGGCCTCATCTGCCGGCGCCGGAGTGTTATATCGGGCACGGCAATGGACGTTACAGCCGCATCACGATTCGTTTTCCGGAGGGCCTGCCACCGGCCGGTCGGCCCGTGATCCAGCTGGAAGGACCGAGCCCTGAACTGGCGGATGGCTTTGCCCGGGTCTTTGCGGAGTGGCAGGCGCTTCGTACCGAAAACGGTCGCTAA
- a CDS encoding MvaI/BcnI family restriction endonuclease, whose translation MQIYTKKSLIEKLQEIRQKGWILNTRPGNDGGIGNTLEDLLGIKENNLPIPNAAEWELKTQRLNTTSLVTLFHLEPSPRALRIVSNILLPKYGWRHKEAGRKYPIGEMSFRQTISGDRRSDRGFKVVVDRNAKKVLISFDASAVDPRHKQWLQSVKQRAGLGELDPQPYWGFNDLKHKAGTKLLNCFLVLAECRRDEKGQLWFRYSKIYILESFSLDGLLKGLEEGFVFIDFDARTGHNHGTKFRLRRNMLPCLYQKVTEI comes from the coding sequence ATGCAGATTTATACAAAAAAATCTTTGATAGAAAAGCTTCAAGAAATCAGACAAAAAGGATGGATACTTAATACCAGACCTGGTAATGATGGAGGTATAGGCAACACCCTTGAAGATTTGTTAGGGATTAAAGAAAACAATTTACCTATTCCTAACGCAGCAGAGTGGGAGCTGAAAACTCAACGGCTTAACACTACTTCTTTGGTCACTCTCTTTCATTTGGAACCTTCGCCGCGAGCCCTACGAATTGTCTCTAATATTTTACTTCCAAAATATGGATGGAGACATAAAGAAGCTGGACGTAAATATCCTATAGGGGAAATGTCGTTTCGGCAAACTATAAGTGGAGATCGTAGGAGTGATAGAGGTTTTAAAGTAGTGGTGGACAGAAATGCCAAGAAAGTATTAATTTCATTTGATGCTTCTGCTGTAGATCCACGGCATAAGCAGTGGCTTCAAAGTGTAAAGCAACGAGCAGGATTAGGGGAATTAGATCCCCAACCTTACTGGGGATTCAATGATTTAAAGCATAAGGCCGGCACAAAATTATTGAACTGTTTTCTTGTTTTAGCAGAATGTCGCAGAGATGAAAAGGGGCAACTCTGGTTTCGTTATTCTAAGATTTATATTTTAGAATCTTTTAGCTTGGATGGCTTGTTAAAGGGTTTAGAAGAAGGATTTGTGTTTATAGATTTTGATGCTCGTACAGGTCATAACCATGGAACAAAATTTAGACTTCGAAGAAATATGCTTCCCTGTTTATATCAAAAAGTAACTGAAATCTAA
- a CDS encoding GNAT family N-acetyltransferase, translating into MAGALSVTVGPVLPADEERVKQLLQQCGLQDTGVLEPNGQVVVARVAGKIVGMARLEVYREGGWLRSVAVDPAWQRQGIGRQLVGAILAWARRNGLRQIFLLTETATGFFERLGFVPVTRAEVPPAVRAAPQFAWPACASCQVMRWTNPAASAPARSQPT; encoded by the coding sequence ATGGCAGGAGCATTGTCTGTGACAGTCGGTCCGGTCTTACCGGCAGACGAGGAGCGCGTAAAGCAACTGCTCCAGCAGTGTGGGCTGCAGGATACGGGCGTTCTGGAGCCGAACGGACAGGTGGTTGTGGCCCGAGTGGCCGGAAAGATTGTCGGGATGGCCCGCCTGGAGGTTTATCGCGAAGGCGGATGGCTGCGCTCAGTGGCGGTCGATCCCGCCTGGCAACGCCAGGGGATTGGTCGGCAGCTGGTTGGTGCGATCCTGGCCTGGGCCCGCCGGAACGGTCTGCGGCAGATCTTTCTGCTTACTGAGACGGCCACTGGCTTTTTTGAGCGACTGGGATTCGTGCCAGTTACGCGCGCAGAGGTTCCACCTGCTGTCCGGGCAGCCCCGCAGTTTGCGTGGCCAGCCTGCGCATCCTGCCAGGTGATGCGGTGGACCAATCCAGCGGCATCAGCTCCGGCGCGAAGTCAGCCCACCTGA
- a CDS encoding HupE/UreJ family protein, giving the protein MKRARPERPMTLRRWLPAFLTLMPLSAQAHTGVVPPTGFAQGLLHPLTGLDHLLAALGVGLWATLQHPAARRHLPWIFLSALLVGLPLGFAWPTPVAPAGTLASVLLLGIALMLTLRPPAAFSLLLVVLLGLVHGHVHGTELSPGANLPYVTGLMASTALLTATGYATGRWLQQRQATAAFRYAGLVSIVSMAALLF; this is encoded by the coding sequence ATGAAACGGGCTCGTCCTGAACGTCCGATGACGCTTCGACGCTGGCTGCCCGCATTTCTGACCCTGATGCCCCTCTCCGCACAGGCGCACACGGGTGTCGTGCCCCCTACCGGCTTCGCCCAAGGATTGCTGCATCCGCTGACCGGACTGGACCACCTGCTGGCCGCGCTGGGCGTAGGACTCTGGGCCACGCTCCAGCACCCTGCGGCCAGACGCCACCTGCCCTGGATCTTCCTGAGCGCCCTGCTGGTAGGCCTGCCACTGGGCTTTGCCTGGCCCACGCCTGTTGCCCCTGCAGGTACCCTGGCTTCCGTGCTGCTGCTGGGCATCGCCCTGATGCTGACGCTGCGTCCACCAGCCGCCTTCAGCCTGCTGCTGGTCGTCCTGCTTGGACTGGTGCACGGGCACGTCCACGGCACCGAACTGTCGCCCGGGGCAAACCTGCCGTACGTAACCGGCCTGATGGCCAGCACGGCGCTGCTGACTGCCACGGGCTACGCCACCGGCCGCTGGCTCCAGCAACGACAGGCAACCGCTGCCTTTCGATATGCCGGCCTGGTATCGATTGTGTCGATGGCAGCCCTGCTGTTTTAA